The window CATTTGAGACAAGAAGACCAGCCTGTTAAGCAGCCACCAGGTGTTAAAAAGATCAGAGGAAGATCAAATGGTGGGAAGAAGAGTAAGACGCAAATCGTTCGAGTTGAAGTGTCTCCTGATAATAAGAGAAGTGAAGCAGAAGTTAAACATGTTTCACTTCCTGACTTAAACCACACGGGAAATGAAACCAAAACAAGTCTTGAGAAAAGAGTCCCGTTGTTTGATCTAAACCAAATATCTGTAAGCATCATCTTTCACTCCCCCAATGTGGACAAATAAACCAACTTGTCTTTAGTCTTGACCTTGACCACCTCTTATAATATTGATTATagggagaagaagaggaagaaacagAAGCAGGGAACAATAGTGAAGAAAGAATGAGAGTGGAAGATAGTAAGAGAATAAGCATCATCGAGATGCAGCAGCAGAAAGAGATGAAGCTGTCTTCTTGCAGGGATGGAGAAAACGGATCAAATAAGAGGAAAATTTCATGGCAAGATCCTGTTGCACCTCTCAGAGTCTAAAAGTCAAAGAATACTTTTCTTCTTCTGCAAGTCAACGTATCTTttaacatataattaatatacaGCTTCACATCAATTTAGCTGCATCATTTGCTTATCTTCTCCGTTATCCAATTGTGGCTTGAAACTTGAAAAATCTTGTCAAGTTCTTTGAAGTGGCGCCTTTAGAGAAGACTAGAAGAGACATTGTATATTGGACATGTGTCGTTAAGCAAATTTACAGAAAGCGATCCAAAATGTCCAGGAACAAGACCAACGGTCAGAAAGTGTTCAAACGTGTCTTAAAAGAAACATTTCGTGTATACCGAGCACAAAGACAAAGCACTGAGTCCGAGTTGAAAACAAGAGCCTGGAAAGGTACTTATTCTGTGTAGGCTAAGAGTTTATCCAAAATGGTTTGAGCTAATTCCCATTTGGATCAGTCCATGTAAAGAAGACACAGCCCGTTTCTTTCTTCCAAAAGAAGCTACTGCTTTCCTCGAATGGAATATGTATGTCAGAAATGGCatataaaacagaaaataacaaaaacagaaataaaaaaaacatttatcagagccaggtttcgATCCTGGGACCTGTGGGTTATGGGCCCACCACGCTTCCGCTGCGCCACTCTGATTTGTTGCTTAAATACCATAGTTACGGATAATAACACATCTTCAAATGCTTCAACTTGTCCAGGGTAACTGTGTAACTCAATAAGCTTTATCCTGCAGGTTCATAAGATAACATAATCAAGCTCAGCTGTCCTATGTATCATAGAAAATCATTTTCATTATTAGAATTTGAAATACTTACTATATAAACATGC of the Brassica rapa cultivar Chiifu-401-42 chromosome A03, CAAS_Brap_v3.01, whole genome shotgun sequence genome contains:
- the LOC103856723 gene encoding uncharacterized protein LOC103856723, encoding MNPTHAEFTTSNLYPCEDLKVRLRHHSLMQDYQELHMDTVAMRKRLKTMRERKATLMAEVRFLRRRYRHLRQEDQPVKQPPGVKKIRGRSNGGKKSKTQIVRVEVSPDNKRSEAEVKHVSLPDLNHTGNETKTSLEKRVPLFDLNQISGEEEEETEAGNNSEERMRVEDSKRISIIEMQQQKEMKLSSCRDGENGSNKRKISWQDPVAPLRV